Proteins co-encoded in one Papaver somniferum cultivar HN1 chromosome 5, ASM357369v1, whole genome shotgun sequence genomic window:
- the LOC113278708 gene encoding uncharacterized protein LOC113278708 — MDLFKLLQSTICLIMMFIISVEPTVLVHFDQVPESQSKSSSIAVFRYSIVGLNGSQICQRRHWCSISCQIDDQILKHCPNDHIILRNLSVNRSHNFRVSVTTLDGDRNSSAYKWFIDTIPPTASITSETSYTNAMRVSIDITFSEACTKGGGFKCINASSCDASLAVYLQIFRFVLINGPAEVNASTLKMVEQDIKYRIVVEFSASGVYGRVVVKMADMFCTDEAGNQFRRTNESVLILHFDRRPVDMGLWTTIPSYELKIGEVPRTVLATNKLEDLEFYLDFSSPVVNLTDDIQSVLHANFGSLALL, encoded by the exons ATGGATTTATTCAAGCTATTACAGTCTACTATATGTTTGATAATGATGTTCATCATATCGGTTGAACCAACGGTTCTTGTTCATTTTGATCAAGTTCCCGAGTCTCAATCGAAGTCGTCGTCTATCGCTGTTTTTCGTTACTCCATTGTAGGACTAAACGGTTCTCAAATTTGCCAAAGAAGGCATTGGTGTTCCATCAGCTGCCAG ATTGATGATCAAATACTAAAGCATTGTCCGAACGATCATATAatattaaggaatttaagcgttaATCGCAGTCACAACTTCCGAGTTAGTGTTACAACATTAGATGGAGATAGAAACTCATCAGCTTACAAATGGTTCATTG ATACAATTCCGCCCACTGCTTCCATTACTAGCGAGACGAGTTACACAAACGCTATGAGAGTATCTATTGACATTACATTCAGTGAAGCTTGCACAAAAGGAGGTGGTTTCAAGTGTATAAACGCATCCAGCTGTGATGCAAGTCTCGCCGTCTATCTACAGATTTTTCGATTT GTCTTGATTAATGGCCCTGCTGAAGTAAATGCGTCTACACTAAAAATGGTTGAACAAGATATCAAGTACAGAATTGTGGTGGAATTTTCAGCGTCAGGTGTATACGGCCGTGTAGTAGTGAAGATGGCAGACATGTTTTGTACTGATGAGGCAGGAAATCAATTTAGAAGGACAAATGAATCCGTGCTAATTTTGCATTTCG ATAGAAGGCCGGTAGACATGGGTTTATGGACGACAATTCCATCCTATGAATTGAAGATAGGGGAGGTTCCAAGAACTGTCCTTGCTACTAACAAATTGGAAGACTTGGAATTTTACTTGGACTTCAGCAGTCCTGTAGTTAACTTGACAGACGACATCCAGAGTGTTTTACATGCAAATTTTGGTAGCTTG GCATTATTGTGA